The DNA window GGAGCACATCCCACCAAAATCAACGGCTCATCTTTTGTATGAGCAGCCAACTCTTTAATTTCCTTAAGGGTATCCTCAGTGATTTCTCTTATATCTTTACAGTAAGTTTTGCATCCAAAATTGCTCCCGAATGACTTTAGGGCAATCGGATTGATGTCAATGCCACAGACAATCTGAAAAAAGTCCGGAATGGCAGCGAAACCTAAAGACGTGCCACCACAACCACAGAAAAAGTCTACGACTTTCGCCCTGCGGTTTTTAGACACGGCATCTGGCCTCCAAAGTGGGAGTCCTTTGCTAAATTCTAAAAATTGCGATTCAAAATCCATAGAGATCTTGTGTGGCACCTAAATAAAAGAACTCCCGTGTAGGCAGACAGGCGACCAAGCCTTTTACACGACTACACGGAAGTCCTCTAATATGTTGAATATAAGTTGTTACTTACATTGATTGGTCTATTTGTCTGCGCAAGCGCGTATTATATTACAAAGTTACGAAATTTTTCTGAGACTTAGGTAATCTTTCGCAAAGATAGTGACAGGCATGGGCAAGATTTAGGCTCTGCTGGCTTAATTTTTCTTATCTCCATATGGGGCTCTTGGTTCTGCGGCTATTTGGTCGGCATCGGGCGGGGATTCATAAGTATTTGACTTATGCTCCGTCCCGACTATCTCTTGATATAGCCTTTCAAGAATTTCTCCCCGTTTTGCCTTGGTCTTTATGTCACACTCCCATACGCGTATTACTTTCCATCCGGCAAGCCGGAGGTCAACACCGTTGGCATAGTCGCGGGCTATGTTCATAGCTATCTTGTGACGCCAGAAGTCAACGTTGGTTTTAGGCAACCGATAATACTTGCAACCCTCATGACCATGCCAGAAGCAACCGTCGATAAAAACAACCGTCTTGTATTTCTTCAGCACAATGTCAGGCGATCCTGGCAGTTTACGGTTGTTGACACGGTAGCGCAAACCACGGGAGAAAAGATACTTCCGCACAATCATTTCCGGCTTGGTATCCTTTCCCTTGATAGCCGCCATGCAACGGCTGCGCTGCTCCGGTGTCATCACATCTGCCATAACTATATAACAAAATTAGCGATAATTTTCATGCGGACAAAAGGATATGTGTACGAATTCAGAATTCGAATGAGAGGAGGTTGGATTTGTCTATTTTGCAGTGCGTACCACGGAAATAAGTGTCACTATATTGCGAGTTGTGTGCCGGATTGTTGGTTGTCGATGTGATTGTAGTGGGATTGCTTGCCTACTTCCCATTCGCGGTTGACGGAGTGGGAGGATGAGATGTCGCGGGAGATGAGGCGAGCGAGGGCGGTGCATTGATGAGTAGTGAAGGCTTTGGCTTGTTCCGGTGTGTAGTCAGACTGACGGAGAGGGAGAGTGATGCTTCCGGTTGATTTGGCGGTCAGTTCCTTGATGCGGTTGGTCAGCTCGGTAGCGTCTTCATGAGTTATGCGCAGAATTGCGAGTTGACAAAGATAAACGTTTGCCGCGTTGTCTTGCAATCTCGCATGGAAGCGCAATTCATCGGCTGTCATCGGATATGTCGCCGAGAACCCATCGGCTGAGACTACTCGGATTGCTCTACCGCCATCGCGCATCTTGATAATGTTGACGCTTCCTATTCTTGAACTGATGTCGCTTACCGGATATTTCTGCAATACGGATTCAAATATTTCGGTTGAGAACATGGTGGCGGCTATCCGGATTGCTACATCTTCTCTTTCACTTTCGGGCGAGTTGAAGTACCATGCCGATTGTCGAGGTGACATCTTGCGAGTATGTTCTGAACCGTCGAACAACCGGATTGACATTATGCCGTCCATGCCGGATTTCCGTACCTCCATAGAGAACAGATCGCGGTATATATCCAGCGGGCATTCCTTGCGCTCCTGCTTCTTCGCGAAGTCTATCAGTTCTGACAGCTTCATCACCGTGTTGCCGTCAAGTGCCATCTTCCGGTTATGATCAACGATGCCGTAGCCACGGATCTCACCATTGCGGTCTTTCTGAAAATGAATGTCTATGCCGAATTTGGTTTTGAGAATGTCCATCAACTCCGACATATGCCGCTGTTGCTCCTGGGATAGTGTCTTGCCGTTCGAACCCTTGATTTTACGTATGTCGTGGTTGGCTTTCCGGCGCACATATTTTTTCTTCTGACCTTTGTGACCCTTGACATTTTCGACATTTTGAACTTTTCCCTCCGCAATTTCAGCCTTATATTTCCTGATAATCGCACGGAGTTGTTTAGCCCGTTCTTTCCGGGTGTCGTTTCCTTGCGAAATATGCCTCCCTATCTCAGACAACGAGATTGTCGTGGCCTTGACCCCTCCGCGAAACAGTACATAGCTGTCATCTACGCGCTCAAATTTATATCCATGTGAGCGGATTATATTGGCAAACTGTCCTTCGGTGAGATAGCCGTAAGAGAACATACGCTGAATGTCGCAGTTGATGTCCGATGAAAGAATACGATTTGCGGCGGCATTGAGTCGTGCATAGTCGTGATGATCGGGTATCGGAAAACCGTTTGGCTGTATGCGTGTGGAAAGTATATGCACATGGTTGTTGTCGGTGTCGTGGTGGTAGTACACGAAATACGGCTGTCTGCCATATCCGGCTTCCGCCATGAGCTGACGGGCAAAGTCGGTCAACTCGTCAGCCGACATCACCTGCCCCTTTACAGAGGCGGCGATGTGGAACTGAAATCGCGTGGTCTTGGTGTTGCCGTATGTCCTTGACCGCTCCTTCAGGTATTTCT is part of the Duncaniella dubosii genome and encodes:
- a CDS encoding very short patch repair endonuclease gives rise to the protein MADVMTPEQRSRCMAAIKGKDTKPEMIVRKYLFSRGLRYRVNNRKLPGSPDIVLKKYKTVVFIDGCFWHGHEGCKYYRLPKTNVDFWRHKIAMNIARDYANGVDLRLAGWKVIRVWECDIKTKAKRGEILERLYQEIVGTEHKSNTYESPPDADQIAAEPRAPYGDKKN
- a CDS encoding relaxase/mobilization nuclease domain-containing protein, producing the protein MIVKKLGMVSGGGFPGAGYNERKVAEGVARLMAMENVDAAIRHKVKLLHEAGFDCAGEIEKYLKERSRTYGNTKTTRFQFHIAASVKGQVMSADELTDFARQLMAEAGYGRQPYFVYYHHDTDNNHVHILSTRIQPNGFPIPDHHDYARLNAAANRILSSDINCDIQRMFSYGYLTEGQFANIIRSHGYKFERVDDSYVLFRGGVKATTISLSEIGRHISQGNDTRKERAKQLRAIIRKYKAEIAEGKVQNVENVKGHKGQKKKYVRRKANHDIRKIKGSNGKTLSQEQQRHMSELMDILKTKFGIDIHFQKDRNGEIRGYGIVDHNRKMALDGNTVMKLSELIDFAKKQERKECPLDIYRDLFSMEVRKSGMDGIMSIRLFDGSEHTRKMSPRQSAWYFNSPESEREDVAIRIAATMFSTEIFESVLQKYPVSDISSRIGSVNIIKMRDGGRAIRVVSADGFSATYPMTADELRFHARLQDNAANVYLCQLAILRITHEDATELTNRIKELTAKSTGSITLPLRQSDYTPEQAKAFTTHQCTALARLISRDISSSHSVNREWEVGKQSHYNHIDNQQSGTQLAI